A genome region from Sphingobacteriaceae bacterium GW460-11-11-14-LB5 includes the following:
- a CDS encoding G-D-S-L family lipolytic protein, with the protein MKKQYIFFTILMWTICFTAIAQKKIRIACVGNSITYGMGIANREKNSYPAQLQNMLGSGYEVMNFGHSGATMLKNTVNPYWKTKAYADALKSEPNIVLIKLGTNDSKGQNRNRYDEFENTYKELINSFRQLSTKPRIILVAPVAAFSTDTTYISDPVLVNRIIPMIQHVAYREKLEIINLHPLFVDKESMFPDKIHPASIGASIIASRLYETITQNRTENSDIFSKIKEDKNITEFNGFECASFKFNGRDCKVVKPKVVAKGHLWVWRARFWGHEPQTDVSLLERGFHIVYCDVAELFGNAEAVGLWNKFYNLMQTCGLSKKVALEGMSRGGVYVYNWALANPEKVACIYADAPVLDLKSWPGKKRNAGAREPWEDFKKDYNLTETQADNFKNSPLDHAAKIARLGFPMLHVVGDVDDVVPIAENTTPFEKIVRENGGNITVIHKANVNHHPHSLPNPTPITDFILRATGQKVNFAAIAAPGSEYRSGAGWTPGKDWWAQHENIDSLLLAEKNLDILFLGNSITQGTGGHRTSVTYKPGFKAFDSVFVNLKWESAGISGDRSQNILWRLQNGNYAKAKPKVMVVMIGVNNISAGDSPEEIVAAISKVTDWTSKNMPSTKVLLLGPLPVGIKKDDERRAKYEKVHLLLAKLPHKNYTYQSIASPFLLPNGDLDPTKYGSDGIHLQADGYKAWAKALKPILADMLNIIKIR; encoded by the coding sequence ATGAAAAAACAGTACATCTTTTTTACCATCCTGATGTGGACCATTTGCTTTACTGCAATTGCCCAGAAAAAAATCCGAATAGCCTGCGTAGGCAATAGTATCACCTATGGCATGGGCATTGCCAACCGCGAAAAAAACAGTTACCCGGCACAGTTGCAAAATATGTTGGGCAGTGGATACGAGGTCATGAACTTCGGTCATAGCGGCGCTACGATGTTAAAAAATACCGTCAATCCTTATTGGAAAACAAAAGCATACGCCGATGCCTTAAAGAGCGAACCTAATATCGTACTGATCAAATTAGGTACCAACGATAGTAAAGGGCAAAATAGAAACAGATATGATGAATTTGAAAATACGTACAAGGAACTGATTAACAGCTTTAGGCAACTATCAACTAAACCACGCATTATTTTAGTTGCGCCTGTCGCTGCATTTTCTACCGATACCACTTACATTTCAGATCCTGTTCTGGTGAACCGGATTATCCCAATGATACAGCATGTAGCGTATCGTGAAAAACTGGAAATCATTAATCTCCATCCGCTGTTTGTTGATAAGGAAAGTATGTTTCCGGATAAAATCCACCCTGCATCAATTGGTGCTTCCATTATTGCATCGAGGTTATATGAAACCATCACTCAAAACAGGACTGAAAATTCCGACATTTTTTCTAAAATAAAGGAAGACAAAAATATCACTGAATTTAATGGCTTTGAATGTGCCAGCTTTAAATTTAACGGGCGTGATTGTAAGGTGGTTAAGCCAAAAGTGGTAGCGAAAGGCCATCTATGGGTATGGCGTGCCCGTTTCTGGGGACATGAGCCACAAACAGATGTTTCTTTACTGGAACGTGGTTTTCATATTGTTTACTGCGATGTAGCAGAGCTTTTTGGCAATGCCGAAGCCGTTGGCTTGTGGAATAAGTTTTATAACCTGATGCAAACATGCGGTCTTTCGAAAAAAGTAGCTTTAGAAGGTATGAGTCGTGGTGGGGTTTACGTATATAATTGGGCCCTGGCCAATCCCGAAAAAGTAGCTTGTATTTATGCAGATGCGCCTGTACTCGATTTAAAAAGCTGGCCGGGCAAAAAAAGAAATGCCGGAGCAAGAGAGCCCTGGGAAGATTTTAAAAAAGACTATAACCTTACAGAAACACAGGCCGATAATTTTAAAAACAGCCCCTTAGATCACGCTGCAAAAATTGCCAGACTGGGTTTCCCGATGTTACATGTGGTAGGAGATGTGGATGATGTGGTACCTATTGCCGAAAATACCACACCTTTTGAAAAAATAGTACGTGAAAACGGGGGCAATATTACCGTAATCCATAAAGCAAATGTTAACCATCATCCGCATAGTTTGCCAAATCCTACACCTATTACCGATTTTATTTTAAGGGCCACTGGCCAGAAGGTAAATTTCGCAGCGATTGCGGCTCCAGGTTCAGAATACAGATCGGGTGCAGGCTGGACCCCTGGCAAAGACTGGTGGGCACAGCATGAAAATATAGATAGTTTGTTGCTGGCAGAGAAAAACCTCGATATTCTTTTTTTAGGCAATTCGATTACACAGGGCACCGGTGGACATAGAACTTCGGTAACCTATAAACCCGGCTTTAAAGCTTTTGACAGTGTTTTTGTAAACTTAAAATGGGAAAGCGCAGGTATTTCTGGCGATAGAAGCCAAAATATATTATGGCGTTTGCAAAACGGTAATTATGCAAAAGCTAAACCAAAGGTAATGGTGGTGATGATTGGTGTGAACAACATTAGTGCAGGCGATAGCCCGGAAGAAATTGTAGCAGCCATTAGCAAAGTAACCGATTGGACCAGCAAAAATATGCCATCAACCAAGGTGCTTTTATTAGGGCCTTTGCCTGTTGGGATAAAAAAAGATGATGAAAGGAGAGCGAAGTATGAAAAGGTTCATTTATTACTGGCCAAATTACCCCATAAAAATTATACTTACCAATCAATCGCCTCTCCGTTTTTATTGCCAAATGGCGATTTAGATCCCACGAAATATGGAAGCGATGGTATTCATTTACAGGCAGACGGCTACAAGGCCTGGGCAAAGGCATTGAAGCCAATTTTAGCGGATATGCTAAACATAATTAAGATAAGATAA